The following proteins are encoded in a genomic region of Oncorhynchus masou masou isolate Uvic2021 chromosome 32, UVic_Omas_1.1, whole genome shotgun sequence:
- the LOC135527115 gene encoding leucine-rich repeat transmembrane protein FLRT1-like, with the protein MAAESLTELRDWLFLLLLCLTLLAEMLELAAAAVAMEEGEEDFPCPSVCRCDEGFVYCNDRSLSMIPPLPLTATVLYLQSNRLANSGLPPSLERSSSIRVVYLYANQLDEFPIHLPPSLRELHLQDNNIRTLPRTVLARLPLLERLHLDDNSISTVSIQERAFSGTPRLRLLFLSRNHLSSIPAGLPASLEELRLDDNRINTIPTHAFRGLASLRRLVLDGNLLANTRIADDTFSRLANLTELSLVRNALQAPPINLPSTHLMRLHLQDNGLIHVPRGTLDGMRRLQRLDLSGNNLTTLPRGLLRDTDGLELLLLRGNPWYCGCNLHWLHAWLYGRGAAVTVRGLTCHGPEAVRGQALRDLSGLMDQCEGPPGGVNSVGGRGGGVTSTTTFPPTQGSLFTLRAIWPGLVKPLPPGGEAGGHASHNALELTVKPLSADSVQVTWLCPRPAPSFRLSWLRLGSSAALGSITETLVPGERQQYLLTQLTPRSHYLICLLPLRSTSSHSGGSQRGQQQEKDTTDQSPVCSQIETGEALRTEGGNGGEDSDTEMAALPLAEIIGGATALVSLILIFGIFCWYGQRTGYVSGETDSYGVRGQRVVGKPYDDYVESGTKKDSSILEIRSPGFAMTPMTTHQPLQPKGGEDVTYVHTIFPSTHGNGTYRSNQSHNGIITQLGHTSGYGTNQGYREQGMIPDIDYSYT; encoded by the exons ATGGCTGCCGAGAGTCTGACCGAGCTCCGTGATTGGCTCTTTCTGCTCCTCCTGTGCCTGACTCTATTGGCCGAGATGCTGGAGTTGGCGGCGGCAGCAGTTGCCATGGAGGAAGGCGAGGAAGACTTCCCGTGCCCGTCAGTGTGCCGGTGTGACGAGGGCTTCGTTTATTGTAACGACCGGAGCCTGAGCATGATCCCTCCTCTACCGTTAACAGCTACCGTTCTCTACCTACAGAGCAACCGGTTGGCCAACTCCGGTCTACCGCCATCGTTAGAGCGCAGCAGTAGTATCCGTGTGGTCTACCTTTACGCCAACCAACTAGACGAGTTTCCTATACACCTGCCGCCGTCGCTACGGGAACTACACCTGCAGGACAACAACATTCGGACATTGCCGCGCACGGTGTTGGCCAGGTTACCGTTGCTAGAGAGGCTACACCTGGACGACAACTCCATCTCCACGGTGAGCATTCAGGAGCGGGCCTTCTCCGGCACGCCGCGGCTGAGGTTACTCTTCCTCTCCCGGAACCACCTGTCCAGCATCCCAGCCGGCCTCCCGGCTTCTTTAGAGGAGCTGAGGTTGGACGACAACCGCATCAACACCATCCCCACCCACGCCTTCCGGGGCCTGGCCTCACTGAGACGCCTGGTCCTGGACGGGAATCTCCTGGCCAACACCCGCATCGCCGACGACACCTTCTCCCGCCTGGCCAACCTCACGGAGCTGTCGCTAGTCCGCAATGCCCTGCAGGCCCCACCCATCAACCTGCCCAGCACACACCTGATGAGGCTGCACCTGCAGGACAACGGACTGATTCACGTGCCCCGGGGGACCCTGGACGGGATGAGGAGGCTACAGCGGCTGGATCTGTCAG GGAAcaacctgaccactctgccccgGGGGCTGCTGAGGGACACGGACGGCCTGGAGCTGTTGCTGCTCCGGGGGAACCCCTGGTACTGTGGCTGCAACCTCCACTGGCTCCACGCCTGGCTGTATGGCCGCGGCGCGGCGGTGACAGTACGGGGCCTGACCTGCCACGGACCGGAGGCGGTGCGAGGCCAGGCCCTCAGGGACCTCTCTGGGCTCATGGACCAGTGTGAAGGCCCCCCAGGAGGGGTGAACAGtgtggggggtagaggaggaggtgtcaCTAGTACTACCACCTTTCCCCCCACCCAgggctctctgttcaccctcAGAGCCATATGGCCGGGCCTGGTGAAGCCATTACCACCAGGAGGAGAGGCGGGGGGTCATGCCTCACACAACGCTTTAGAACTCACCGTGAAGCCTCTCTCGGCGGACAGTGTGCAGGTGACGTGGCTGTGCCCGCGGCCGGCGCCTTCCTTCCGGCTGTCCTGGCTGAGGCTGGGCAGCAGTGCCGCTCTGGGTTCCATCACCGAGACGCTGGTACCCGGGGAGAGACAGCAGTACCTACTAACCCAGCTCACACCACGATCACACTATCTCATTTGCCTGCTCCCCCTGCGCTCCACCTCCTCCCACTCTGGAGGGTCACAGAGAGGACAGCAACAGGAAAAGGACACAACAGACCAGAGCCCCGTCTGCTCTCAGATAGAGACGGGGGAGGCTCTGCGCACCGAGGGGGGAAATGGGGGTGAGGACTCGGACACAGAGATGGCAGCCCTCCCCCTGGCCGAGATCATTGGCGGAGCCACAGCTCTGGTCTCCCTCATACTTATCTTCGGCATATTCTGCTGGTATGGCCAGCGCACCGGGTATGTCTCCGGGGAAACAGACTCCtatggggtcagaggtcagcgcGTGGTCGGGAAGCCGTACGATGACTACGTGGAGTCGGGTACTAAGAAGGACAGCTCCATCCTGGAGATCAGGAGCCCTGGCTTCGCCATGACGCCCATGACAACCCATCAGCCACTGCAACCCAAAGGAGGGGAGGATGTGACCTACGTGCACACCATCTTCCCCTCAACGCACGGTAACGGCACCTACCGAAGCAACCAGAGTCACAACGGCATCATCACTCAACTGGGTCACACGTCAGGCTACGGGACCAACCAGGGTTACCGGGAGCAAGGGATGATCCCGGATATAGACTACTCCTACACGTGA